The following proteins are co-located in the Polystyrenella longa genome:
- a CDS encoding tetratricopeptide repeat protein yields the protein MRNHISSTVSHKVTRRIVAADGYLDLRLPVQAIEELAAIESAGDMQPAVDYVMGQALMMHQQFDEAVEVLQRAAENIPAPFSQLAWTLLADCFREQGQDELAEVVEYFAEEPPELVAQHAAMMDYDEFNEFEQMSW from the coding sequence ATGCGAAATCACATTAGCTCTACAGTTTCTCATAAAGTCACTCGTCGCATCGTTGCCGCCGATGGATACCTCGACTTACGTCTCCCCGTGCAGGCAATTGAAGAACTGGCCGCGATTGAATCCGCCGGTGATATGCAACCCGCTGTCGATTATGTCATGGGGCAGGCCCTTATGATGCATCAACAGTTTGACGAAGCTGTCGAAGTTCTGCAGCGTGCGGCAGAAAACATTCCCGCTCCATTCAGCCAACTCGCCTGGACCCTCCTCGCAGACTGCTTCCGCGAACAGGGGCAGGACGAACTGGCCGAGGTCGTTGAGTACTTCGCCGAAGAGCCCCCCGAATTGGTTGCTCAGCACGCCGCCATGATGGATTACGATGAGTTCAATGAATTTGAGCAAATGAGCTGGTAG